The following proteins are co-located in the Solanum pennellii chromosome 8, SPENNV200 genome:
- the LOC107028896 gene encoding general transcription and DNA repair factor IIH helicase subunit XPB1: MGHHGHGDKSRPSKKIKFASKEEYRASTADDDHYYPEEGGDDFRDGEREGKKMDFTKLELKPDHGNRPLWACADGRIFLETFSPLYKQAYDFLIAIAEPVCRPESMHEYNLTPHSLYAAVSVGLETETIIAVLSKLSKTKLPKEMIDFIHASTANYGKVKLVLKKNRYFIESPFPEVLKRLLADEAIGKARISSEGMHGKDGFTVSKPVNEIEGGHDELINEVDVAAAAEEKETHSFEIDPAQVENVKQRCLPNALNYPMMEEYDFRNDTVNPDLDMELKPQAQPRPYQEKSLSKMFGNGRARSGIIVLPCGAGKSLVGVSAASRIKKSCLCLATNAVSVDQWAFQFKLWSTIREEQICRFTSDSKERFRGNVGVVVTTYNMVAFGGKRSEESEKIIEEIRNREWGLLLMDEVHVVPAHMFRKVISITKSHCKLGLTATLVREDERITDLNFLIGPKLYEANWLDLVKGGFIANVQCAEVWCPMTKEFFAEYLKKENSKKRQALYVMNPNKFRACEFLIRFHEQQRGDKIIVFADNLFALTEYAMKLRKPMIYGATSHVERTKILEAFKTSKEVNTIFLSKVGDNSIDIPEANVIIQISSHAGSRRQEAQRLGRILRAKGKHQDRMAGGKEEYNAFFYSLVSTDTQEMYYSTKRQQFLIDQGYSFKVITSLPPSDSGSELSYHRLDEQLQLLGKVLSAGDDAVGLEQLDEDADDVALQKARRYVGSMSAMSGAKGMVYMEYNSGKKGLIKNKPKDPTKRHQLFKKRFG, encoded by the exons ATGGGTCATCACGGACATG gTGATAAAAGTCGACCCAGCAAGAAGATCAAGTTTGCTTCTAAG GAGGAGTATCGGGCTTCAACTGCTGATGATGATCACTACTACCCTGAAGAAGGCGGTGATGATTTTCGTGATG GTGAGAGGGAAGGGAAGAAGATGGATTTCACTAAACTGGAACTCAAACCCGATCATGGCAATCGTCCATTGTGGGCTTGCGCAGATGGTAGAATTTTCCTTGAGACGTTCTCTCCATTATATAAGCAAGCCTATGATTTCCTCATTGCTATTGCTGAGCCTGTTTGCAG GCCGGAGTCGATGCATGAGTACAACTTGACGCCTCACTCATTGTATGCAGCTGTGTCAGTTGGTCTTGAGACTGAAACTATAATAGCTGTTCTGAGCAAATTGTCGAAGACCAAGCTTCCAAAAGAGATGATTGATTTTATTCATGCTTCTACTGCTAACTACGGAAAAGTCAAGCTTGTACTTAAGAAGAATCGGTATTTTATAGAATCTCCATTTCCAGAG GTTTTGAAAAGATTGCTCGCGGATGAAGCCATAGGAAAGGCTAGGATTTCTTCTGAG GGGATGCATGGAAAGGATGGGTTTACTGTAAGCAAACCCGTGAATGAAATTGAAGGTGGACATGATGAGTTGATAAATGAAGTAGACGTGGCTGCTGCGGCTGAAGAAAAAGAAACTCATTCATTTGAAATAGACCCTGCTCAG GTTGAAAATGTGAAGCAGCGGTGTCTACCAAATGCTTTAAATTATCCTATGATGGAGGAGTATGACTTCAGGAATGATACA GTTAATCCTGATCTTGATATGGAGTTGAAGCCTCAAGCACAGCCACGACCTTATCAAGAGAAGAGTCTTAGTAAGATGTTTGGAAATG GAAGAGCAAGATCTGGAATTATTGTGCTACCTTGTGGTGCCGGGAAGTCTTTAGTAGGTGTTTCTGCAGCAAGCAGAATAAAAAAGAGCTGTCTTTGTTTAGCAACAAATGCTGTGTCTGTGGATCAATGGGCTTTCCAGTTTAAGTTGTGGTCTACTATCCGAGAAGAGCAGATATGTCGTTTCACATCTGACAGCAAAGAAAGATTCCGTGGAAATGTTGGTGTGGTGGTGACGACATATAACATGGTTGCTTTTGGTGGCAAACGTTCTGAAGAATCTGAGAAGATCATTGAAGAAATAAGAAATAGAGAATGGGGTTTGCTCCTCATGGATGAG GTGCACGTGGTTCCTGCACATATGTTTAGAAAGGTCATTAGTATCACAAAATCGCACTGCAAACTTGGGCTTACTG CTACACTTGTCAGAGAAGACGAGAGGATCACGGATTTGAACTTTCTAATTGGTCCCAAGTTGTATGAAGCAAATTGGTTGGATTTAGTTAAAGGGGGATTTATTGCAAATGTACAATGTGCTGAGGTGTGGTGTCCTATGACGAAGGAATTCTTTGCtgaatatttgaaaaaagagAATTCAAAGAAGCGACAA GCACTTTATGTGATGAACCCAAACAAGTTCAGGGCTTGTGAGTTCCTTATCCGCTTTCATGAACAGCAGCGTGGGGACAAGATCATTGTCTTCGCCGACAATCTTTTTGCACTTACCGAGTATGCTATGAAGCTTCGGAAACCTATGATCTATGGTGCTACCAG CCAtgttgaaagaacaaaaattcTTGAGGCATTTAAAACTAGCAAGGAAGTTAACACCATATTCCTTTCCAAG GTGGGTGATAACTCCATCGATATTCCTGAGGCGAATGTTATCATACAAATTTCGTCACACGCTGGTTCAAGAAGGCAGGAAGCTCAGCGTCTAGGGCGTATTCTCAGGGCCAAG GGGAAGCATCAAGATAGGATGGCAGGAGGTAAAGAGGAGTATAATGCATTCTTTTACTCGCTCGTGTCAACAGATACCCAG GAAATGTATTATTCAACCAAAAGACAGCAGTTCCTGATCGATCAAGGTTATAGCTTTAAG GTGATCACAAGTTTACCACCTTCTGATTCTGGGTCCGAGTTGTCTTACCATCGTCTTGATGAACAGCTTCAACTTCTTGGGAAG GTACTGAGTGCTGGCGATGATGCAGTAGGTTTGGAGCAACTAGATGAAGATGCAGATGACGTAGCTCTTCAAAAAGCCCGTCGCTATGTGGGTTCTATGAGTGCCATGTCAGGAGCTAAAGGGATGGTTTATATGGAGTACAA CTCTGGAAAGAAGGGGCTTATCAAAAACAAGCCTAAAGATCCAACCAAGAGACATCAATTATTCAAGAAACGATTTGGTTGA
- the LOC107028078 gene encoding zinc finger protein CONSTANS-LIKE 9, with the protein MSSELFVFDNFFTDPFSPSFIDNSIFQENNSFNMPTNCLIQELPENKIDETTSFDQITSTLLSSSPPSHQFENLSLYPIVNPNFEFGDYSVKAEEFPLQVQFESDHFGAFQNDVKLMQRSFSSNCFDNNNNEKQSFSIFTPNFDSLIESTNFQTSAAISSPENSFSSGQMRRVCSTGDLQKMKTSQTRNTLSTSPLSGERTFIEEASNIKVGRYTAEERKERIHRYRAKRTQRNFNKTIKYACRKTLADNRPRVRGRFARNDEVGIEIPKTSSSTLFNRYEDEDDIWIEGVHEEEEDHQGSIGRKQFYHNFGSMTQYHQQYSSH; encoded by the exons ATGTCTTCTGAACTTTTTGTATTTGACAACTTTTTCACTGACCCTTTTTCTCCGTCTTTCATAGATAACtcaatttttcaagaaaacaacAGTTTCAACATGCCCACCAACTGTTTGATACAAGAACTCCCCGAAAACAAAATTGATGAAACGACTTCATTTGATCAAATCACTTCAACCCTTCTATCATCTTCACCTCCAAGTCATCAATTTGAGAATCTTTCACTTTATCCAATTgtaaatccaaattttgaatttggTGATTACTCTGTTAAAGCAGAGGAATTTCCACTTCAAGTCCAATTTGAATCTGATCATTTTGGTGCTTTTCAAAATGATGTGAAATTGATGCAAAGGAGTTTTAGTAGTAATTGTTTtgataataataacaatgagAAACAAAGTTTCTCTATTTTTACACCAAACTTTGATAGTTTAATTGAATCTACAAATTTTCAAACATCAGCAGCAATTAGCTCACCTGAAAACAGCTTTTCTTCTGGACAAATGAGAAGAGTTTGCAGCACTGGTGACTTGCAA AAAATGAAGACAAGTCAAACGAGGAACACTTTATCAACAAGTCCATTATCAGGAGAAAGAACATTTATTGAAGAAGCATCAAATATCAAAGTGGGAAGATATACTgcagaagaaagaaaagaaagaattcaTAGATACAGAGCAAAAAGAACTCAAAGAAATTTTAACAAAACAATtaag TATGCATGTCGAAAAACACTAGCAGACAATCGTCCAAGGGTTCGTGGAAGATTTGCTCGTAATGATGAAGTTGGTATTGAGATTCCGAaaacttcatcatcaacattgttTAATCGATACGAAGATGAAGATGATATTTGG ATTGAGGGAGTtcatgaagaggaagaagatCATCAAGGCTCAATAGGAAGAAAACAATTTTATCACAACTTTGGATCAATGACACAATATCATCAACAATATTCAAGCCACTAA
- the LOC107028131 gene encoding uncharacterized protein LOC107028131, with protein sequence MSSAQAYLNKAENRKFFQNLWRTDLMGTLKADPPFWCFALWCGPCSSYVLRKRALYGDMTRYKCCAGYMPCSGKCGESRCPEFCLVTEVCCCFGNSVSSTRFLLQDEFNIRTTKCDNCIIGFMIVLGQLACLCRIAACLTGDEGLQDAAHILTCLSDMVYYSVCACMQTQHKVELDKRDGKFGDPSPMSIPPVQQMSRIDQPYGPAVGYPPAYGAPYGQPLPPHQGYPASAPPLPPSQPPGFPPPSDSAYPPPGPGGYPPPSASGYPPPGPYPPQQQPGFWR encoded by the exons ATGTCATCAGCACAAGCCTACCTTAATAAGGCGGAAAATcgtaaattttttcaaaatctatGGCGTACAGATCTCATGGGCACCCTTAAAGCCGATCCACCAT TTTGGTGTTTCGCGCTGTGGTG TGGACCATGTTCATCGTATGTGCTAAGGAAACGAGCTTTATATGGCGATATGACAAG GTATAAGTGCTGCGCTGGTTATATGCCTTGCAGTGGTAAATGTGGTGAAAGTCGTTGCCCTGAATTCTGCCTTGTAACTGAG GTTTGTTGTTGCTTTGGAAATTCAGTGAGCTCAACTCGCTTCTTGTTGCAAGATGAATTCAACATCAGAACAACAAAATGTGATAATTGCATTATC GGTTTCATGATAGTACTCGGACAACTTGCTTGCCTATGTAGAATCGCGGCTTGTCTTACTGGAGATGAAGGACTTCAAGATGCTGCTCATATTTTGACATGTCTCTCTGATATGGTCTACTATTC GGTCTGTGCCTGTATGCAG ACACAACACAAAGTTGAATTGGATAAAAGAGATGGCAAGTTTGGTGATCCTTCACCTATGTCAATACCACCTGTTCAGCAGATGTCGCGGATTGATCAGCCTTATGGGCCAGCTGTTGGATATCCTCCGGCCTATGGGGCACCTTACGGTCAACCACTGCCTCCTCATCAAGGTTATCCAGCATCAGCACCGCCACTACCACCATCTCAACCTCCTGGCTTCCCACCGCCCTCAGACTCAGCTTATCCTCCTCCTGGTCCCGGAGGTTATCCACCACCCTCGGCCTCAGGTTATCCTCCTCCCGGACCTTATCCACCACAACAACAACCTGGTTTCTGGAggtga
- the LOC107027944 gene encoding E3 ubiquitin-protein ligase RHA1B-like codes for MGFPVGYTDLFLPKLLVHLLTVLGFVRKFICTIFTVFGLGDFLEPEMSFPTRPESHSELHSVSAALIRELLPVVKFSELVDPPESCAVCLYEFDGEDEIRRLTNCRHIFHRSCLDRWMDHDQKTCPLCRTPFIPDDMQESFNERLWLASGISDFYGEYSPVAAGL; via the coding sequence atgggTTTTCCGGTGGGATATACGGATTTATTCCTACCCAAATTGTTAGTACACTTACTAACGGTTCTCGGATTCGTCAGAAAGTTCATTTGCACGATTTTCACTGTTTTTGGTTTAGGTGATTTTCTCGAACCGGAAATGTCGTTTCCGACCCGACCCGAATCACACTCGGAGCTTCATTCAGTGTCGGCGGCGTTGATCCGGGAGCTACTTCCGGTGGTGAAGTTCTCTGAGCTGGTTGACCCGCCGGAGAGTTGTGCAGTTTGTTTGTATGAGTTTGACGGAGAAGATGAGATCCGACGGTTGACGAATTGCCGGCATATTTTTCACCGGAGCTGTTTGGATCGTTGGATGGATCATGATCAGAAAACGTGTCCACTTTGCCGGACGCCATTTATTCCGGACGATATGCAAGAGAGTTTTAATGAGAGATTATGGTTGGCTTCCGGCATTTCTGATTTTTACGGCGAGTATTCTCCGGTCGCCGCCGGTTtgtag